In Streptomyces sp. NBC_01551, one DNA window encodes the following:
- the surE gene encoding 5'/3'-nucleotidase SurE, which translates to MRRTRVLPPALLMLCTAALAGTAPAVASPQAAPAPTAPLRILLTNDDGYNAPGIRKAFERLTAAGHDVTIVAPLTNQSGTGTKMMSAPTITVKHPEPKVWAVDGTPGDSVAFGLSEVFEGRAPDLVVSGTNFGPNVAGLATHSGTVGGAVAALESGVPAIALSTGGVGAPDPVTTVNAMGPTVDFAVKLIDRLRARAGSGPLLPKGVGLNVNHPVVGADGKGTAAGVAATFQDPQTILEPDFTDSGDGTWKVTVSVDLRPAARGGDVEAVSAGRIAVSPMNANWNTGPADQATTAALIAGLRP; encoded by the coding sequence GTGCGACGCACGCGAGTCCTGCCGCCCGCCCTCCTGATGCTGTGCACCGCGGCCCTCGCCGGCACCGCCCCCGCGGTCGCCTCGCCGCAGGCCGCGCCGGCGCCCACCGCCCCGCTGCGGATCCTGCTCACGAACGACGACGGCTACAACGCGCCGGGCATCCGCAAGGCGTTCGAGCGGCTCACCGCCGCCGGGCACGACGTCACCATCGTCGCCCCGCTCACCAACCAGAGCGGCACCGGTACGAAGATGATGAGCGCCCCCACGATCACGGTGAAGCACCCCGAACCCAAGGTGTGGGCCGTGGACGGCACGCCCGGCGACTCGGTGGCCTTCGGCCTCTCCGAGGTGTTCGAGGGGCGCGCCCCCGACCTGGTGGTGTCCGGCACCAACTTCGGGCCGAACGTCGCCGGTCTCGCCACCCACTCCGGTACGGTCGGCGGCGCCGTCGCCGCGCTGGAGTCGGGCGTGCCGGCCATCGCGCTCAGCACGGGCGGCGTCGGGGCGCCGGATCCGGTCACCACCGTCAACGCGATGGGCCCGACGGTCGATTTCGCCGTCAAGCTCATCGACCGGCTCCGGGCGCGGGCGGGGTCCGGGCCGCTCCTGCCCAAGGGCGTCGGCCTGAACGTGAACCACCCGGTGGTCGGCGCCGACGGCAAGGGCACCGCCGCCGGTGTGGCGGCCACGTTCCAGGACCCGCAGACGATCCTCGAACCGGACTTCACCGACTCCGGTGACGGCACCTGGAAGGTGACCGTTTCGGTGGACCTCCGCCCGGCGGCCCGGGGCGGCGACGTGGAGGCCGTCAGCGCCGGCCGGATCGCCGTCAGCCCGATGAACGCCAACTGGAACACCGGCCCCGCCGACCAGGCCACGACCGCGGCCCTGATCGCCGGCCTCCGCCCGTGA
- a CDS encoding DUF2330 domain-containing protein, translated as MKRRILALLFALLATQVGSLVSPAYACGCGAMIPDRMSRIGVDRETSVVRWDGATEQIVMRFTVGGDAKRAAWVMPVPHRATVELGDPTVFDQLTEMTRPERRTRTHFWPRGGDWPFSSDIGDGATAALPGAGAPSVDVVGREQLGDFDVARLTATDPDALRDWLESNGFTLPDRLATELRPYVDQKWEYVAVRLAPRRPGKPLLGTLDPLRIRFESDRLVYPMRLSRMAKTAQSLGLYVLADHRMEPSSPIGGNTPEVTFAGRITPRDGLAELTGGKPAFLTAIDQRFPDPGRIDGDHELRATAADTPYRRVVYRDRLLTVGDDIPVWLLTAGGGLLAVAAAVGLRVRRARGVRRATA; from the coding sequence ATGAAACGAAGAATTCTGGCGCTGCTGTTCGCCCTGCTCGCGACGCAGGTGGGGTCGCTCGTCAGCCCGGCGTACGCGTGCGGCTGCGGCGCGATGATCCCCGACCGGATGTCGCGGATCGGCGTCGACCGGGAGACGTCGGTCGTGCGCTGGGACGGTGCCACGGAGCAGATCGTCATGCGCTTCACCGTCGGCGGTGACGCCAAGCGGGCGGCTTGGGTCATGCCCGTGCCGCACCGCGCCACGGTGGAACTCGGCGACCCGACCGTCTTCGACCAGCTCACCGAGATGACCCGGCCCGAGCGCAGGACCCGCACCCACTTCTGGCCGCGCGGCGGCGACTGGCCCTTCTCCAGTGACATCGGGGACGGGGCCACGGCCGCGCTGCCCGGCGCCGGGGCCCCCTCCGTCGACGTCGTCGGCCGCGAACAGCTCGGCGACTTCGACGTGGCCCGGCTCACCGCCACCGACCCCGACGCCCTGCGCGACTGGCTGGAGTCCAACGGCTTCACGCTCCCGGACCGCCTCGCCACCGAGCTGCGGCCCTACGTCGACCAGAAGTGGGAGTACGTCGCCGTCCGCCTCGCGCCCCGCCGGCCGGGCAAGCCGCTGCTCGGCACCCTCGACCCGCTGCGGATCCGCTTCGAGAGCGACCGGCTCGTCTACCCGATGCGGCTGTCCCGGATGGCCAAGACCGCCCAGTCCCTCGGGCTGTACGTACTGGCCGACCACCGGATGGAACCCAGCTCCCCGATCGGCGGGAACACGCCCGAGGTGACCTTCGCCGGGCGCATCACCCCGAGGGACGGGCTCGCCGAACTCACCGGCGGCAAGCCCGCGTTCCTCACCGCCATCGACCAGCGGTTCCCCGATCCGGGGCGCATCGACGGCGACCACGAACTGCGCGCGACCGCCGCAGACACCCCCTACCGCCGGGTCGTCTACCGCGACAGGCTGCTCACCGTCGGGGACGACATCCCGGTCTGGCTCCTGACCGCCGGCGGCGGCCTGCTGGCCGTGGCCGCCGCCGTGGGCCTGCGCGTCCGCCGGGCGCGGGGCGTCCGGCGCGCCACGGCCTGA
- a CDS encoding carboxylesterase/lipase family protein — MKRPGNRLTSARPLLGTALALLALLATAGPATAAAASAPPRPVVTVAQGQLRGQNHDGAQEFLGVPYAAPPVGEARLRAPREPRRWSGVREADRQAPACVQFSPFGLADPAAVAEDCLYLDVYRPAGARTGARLPVILWMHGGAYSQGTGTQFGGRTMAELTNSVVVSINYRLGQLGYLALPELARENARRSGSFGLMDQVEALRWTRENIAAFGGNPGNVTVSGQSAGSGSVCALLATPSAAGLFHRAVLQSGPCTLLRTPDGARAASQARAYAEKAGCADPAGVAACLRASPAAALVEAARTLATSGPASGDGLLPVDPADAIGSGRWNKVPVLIGSTRSESRLFVALTQPRLTAQEYTAQVLAGYGAAGPEVLARYPLSAYGSPYLALSAVTTDSSFACHTAWTAQLFAAQVPTYTYEFDDPDSPTLAGAQVPGLDESNAHSAELAYLHDFTMGDRPLAPAQVALATRMKRYWGAFARSGSPAVPGQTAWPATGTGTGTVLTLNPRTTSPSSSFTADHQCAFWRTLPTRPPL; from the coding sequence ATGAAGCGGCCCGGCAACCGGCTCACTTCGGCAAGACCCCTGCTCGGTACGGCCCTCGCGCTGCTGGCCCTGCTCGCGACGGCGGGCCCCGCCACGGCCGCGGCGGCGAGCGCGCCGCCGCGACCGGTGGTCACCGTCGCGCAGGGGCAGCTGCGGGGACAGAACCACGACGGGGCGCAGGAGTTCCTCGGCGTCCCCTACGCCGCTCCCCCTGTGGGGGAGGCCCGGCTGCGGGCGCCGCGGGAGCCGCGTCGCTGGAGCGGGGTGCGCGAGGCGGACCGGCAGGCGCCGGCGTGCGTGCAGTTCTCGCCCTTCGGCCTGGCGGACCCGGCGGCCGTCGCCGAGGACTGCCTCTACTTGGACGTGTACCGGCCCGCGGGCGCCCGGACGGGCGCCCGGCTGCCGGTGATCCTGTGGATGCACGGGGGTGCGTACAGCCAGGGCACGGGTACCCAGTTCGGCGGCCGCACGATGGCCGAGCTCACGAACAGCGTCGTGGTCAGCATCAACTACCGGCTGGGCCAGCTGGGTTATCTGGCGCTGCCGGAGCTCGCGCGGGAGAACGCCCGGCGTTCCGGCTCGTTCGGTCTGATGGACCAGGTCGAGGCGCTGCGCTGGACGCGCGAGAACATCGCGGCGTTCGGCGGGAACCCCGGCAACGTGACGGTCTCGGGGCAGTCCGCGGGCAGCGGTTCGGTCTGCGCGCTGCTGGCGACGCCGTCGGCGGCCGGGCTGTTCCACCGCGCCGTGCTGCAGAGCGGGCCGTGCACGCTGCTGCGTACGCCCGACGGCGCGCGGGCCGCTTCGCAGGCCCGGGCGTACGCCGAGAAGGCGGGCTGCGCCGATCCGGCCGGGGTCGCGGCGTGCCTGCGCGCCTCTCCCGCCGCGGCGCTGGTCGAGGCCGCGCGCACGCTGGCGACCTCCGGACCGGCCTCGGGTGACGGGCTGTTGCCGGTGGATCCGGCCGACGCGATCGGGAGCGGGCGCTGGAACAAGGTGCCGGTGCTGATCGGGAGCACCCGGTCGGAGTCACGGCTGTTCGTGGCGCTGACGCAGCCGCGGCTGACGGCTCAGGAGTACACGGCTCAGGTGCTGGCCGGGTACGGGGCGGCGGGCCCGGAGGTGCTGGCGCGCTATCCGCTCTCGGCGTACGGTTCGCCGTACCTGGCGCTGTCGGCGGTGACGACCGACTCCTCCTTCGCCTGTCACACGGCGTGGACGGCGCAGCTGTTCGCCGCTCAAGTGCCCACGTACACGTACGAGTTCGACGACCCTGACTCCCCGACCCTGGCGGGCGCGCAGGTTCCGGGCCTGGACGAGTCGAACGCGCACAGCGCGGAGCTGGCGTACCTGCACGACTTCACGATGGGCGACCGGCCGCTGGCCCCGGCGCAGGTGGCGCTGGCGACCCGGATGAAGCGCTACTGGGGCGCCTTCGCCCGCTCCGGGTCGCCGGCCGTCCCGGGGCAGACCGCCTGGCCCGCGACCGGGACCGGGACGGGTACGGTGCTGACGCTCAACCCCCGTACGACGAGCCCGAGTTCGTCGTTCACGGCGGACCACCAGTGCGCGTTCTGGCGGACCCTGCCGACCCGGCCGCCGCTGTAG